One part of the Malus sylvestris chromosome 2, drMalSylv7.2, whole genome shotgun sequence genome encodes these proteins:
- the LOC126603692 gene encoding uncharacterized protein LOC126603692 produces MTTDAGTNWSLLEDVALCTSWVEVTHNSLTGNEMQLREMWSLIHTKFLEQMSGKRTKESMSNRWKILCHSFSTWRDALTQASSNVRSGTNYADEQLQAQAWYGAKIKSRNKSFTRWECWNIVKDCPKFKVVPVGPEVCMNSIPLHSTFVHSTPPHSTPDHGSHVDEEDGEDVPETPIPEQASGSTRYPIRPLGKKASKRKGSASKNDYGKYMQELTRQGELMLTRELAKYEAEKARDEKIKFDHDDRHGHRTDMLKTLTCIKITSIALLSLFLLTNNYFATYPSLPFFSSTATSSTAQSSSLTSQTPESYALNPPSAPSPPPP; encoded by the exons atgactactgatgcaggtacgaattggtcgcttcttgaagatgttgcgttgtgcactagctgggttgaagttactcataattcccttacgggtaatgagatgcagttgcgagaaatgtggagtttaattcataccaaatttcttgagcaaatgagtgggaaaagaaccaaagaatcgatgtccaatcgttggaaaatactttgccattcctttagtacgtggagagatgccttgacacaagctagtagtaatgttcgaagtgggacaaattatgcggatgag caacttcaagcacaagcatggtatggtgccaaaatcaaatcaagaaacaaatcattcacccggtgggaatgttggaatattgttaaagattgtcctaaattcaaagttgtgcctgttggtccagaagtatgcATGAACAGCATCCCTCTACACAGCACCTTTGTACACAGCACCCCTCCacactctacacccgatcatggctcccatgttgatgaagaagatggagaagatgtgcctgaaacgcccattcctgaacaagcgtcggggtcgacccgttatccaattaggcctctag gtaagaaggcttcaaagaggaaagggagtgcttccaagaatgattatggaaagtacatgcaagaACTTACTCGTCAAGGTGAATTGATGTTGACGCGGGAATTGGCGAAATATGAGGCtgaaaaggctagagatgag AAAATCAAATTCGATCATGACGACCGTCACGGCCACCGCACCGACATGCTAAAGACTCTAACTTGCATCAAAATTACGTCCATTGCcctcctctccctcttcctaCTCACCAACAACTACTTTGCTACTTATCCTTccctccccttcttctcctccaCCGCCACGTCCTCCACTGCACAGTCTTCGTCTCTCACATCGCAGACGCCGGAATCGTATGCTCTGAATCCTCCGTcagctccttctcctcctccgccGTGA